The Kineococcus radiotolerans SRS30216 = ATCC BAA-149 genomic interval GTGGTCGTCGCCCTGCTGTGGGGCGGGTTCCTGGTCCGCCACGACCTGCAGACCGTCGGGCAGGTCACCACGGTCGTCCTCTACCTGCGCCAGCTCGTCGGGCCGATCAACGAGCTGCTGGCCTGGTGGGACGAGCTGCAGGTGGGGCAGGCCTCCTTCGCCCGCGTCGTGGGCCTGGCCGCCGTCGCGGCCGACCGGGTCGAGAGCGACGCCCGCCCCGTCCACGACGAAGTCGCCGCCGAGGGGGTGGGCTTCGAGTACAGCGCGGGCCGTCCCGTGCTGCACGGGGTCTCCCTCGCCCTGGAACCCGGCGAGCGCCTCGCCGTGGTCGGGCCCACCGGGGCGGGGAAGTCGACGCTGGGCCGGTTGCTGGCCGGGATCAACCCGCCCACCTCCGGGTCGGTGCGGGTCGGCGGGGCCGAGGTCACCGGGCTGCCGCTGGACGAGCTGCGCTCGCGGATCGCCCTGGTCACCCAGGAGCGGCACGTCTTCGCCGCCACCCTGCGCGACAACGTCGCCCTGGCCGCGCCGGGAGCCCCGGACGCCGCCGTCGAGGAGGCGCTGGAGGCCGTGGACGCCCTCGGCTGGGTGCGGGCGCTGCCCGGGGGGCTGGACACCCCGGTCGGGGAGAGCGGGCTGACGCTGTCGGCCGCGCAGGCCCAGCAGGTCGCGCTGGCCCGCCTGGTGCTGGCCGACCCGCACACCCTCGTCCTGGACGAGGCGACGTCGCTGCTGGACCCCAACGCCGCCCGGCACCTGGAACGCTCCCTCGCCGCGGTGCTCGAGGGCCGCACGACGGTCGCCATCGCCCACCGCCTGCACACCGCCCACGACGCCGACCGGATCGCCGTCGTGGAGGGCGGGCGGATCACCGAGCTCGGCACCCACGACGAGCTCGTGGACGCCGGCGGCCCCTACGCCGACCTCTGGCGCAGCTGGCACGGGGAACCCTGACCGGCCGCGCACGGAACGGCCGCGCACGGGACGGCCGCGCACGGAACGGCCGCGCATGGAACGGCCCGCACGGGGCAGGGAGGAGGAGGACCCCGCCGTCGCGACCCCACCAGGAGCCCCCGTGCCCGACACCACCGCCCGCCCCTTCGCCGTCGTCACCGGCGCCTCCACCGGCATCGGCCGGGAACTGGCCGCGCAGTTCACCGCCGGCGGGTACGACGTCCTCGTCGCCGCCGAGGACGACCGGATCCACGACGTCCCCGCCGCGCTGAGCGCGGTGAGCCCCGACGCGCGCGCCGAGGCCGTCCAGGTCGACCTCGCCGTGCCCGGCGGGGTGGAGCGGCTGTGGGCGGCGGCGACCGCGGGCGGCCGGGTCGTGGACGCGGTCGCCCTGCACGCCGGCGTCGGGGTCGGCGGGGAGTTCACCACGACCCCCCTCGCCGACGAGGAGCGGATGATCGCCCTCAACGTCGTCTCGGTGGTGCACCTGGCCAAGCTGGCCGCGACGGACATGGCCGCCCGCGGCGAGGGGCGCCTGCTCTTCACCTCCTCGCTGGCGGCGCGCGTGCCCGCGCCGTACCAGGCCGTCTACGGGGCCACCAAGGCCTTCGTCCAGTCCCTGGCCCAGTCGCTGCGGCAGGAGCTGGAGCAGCGCGGCGTCGTGGTGACCGCGTTCCTGCCCGGCCCCACCGACACCGAGTTCTTCGACCGCGCCGGGATGCAGGACACCGCGATGGCGCAGACCTCGGCCAAGGACGACCCGGCCACGGTGGCCGAGCAGGCGTTCGCGGCGTTCCGCAAGGGGCGCGACCACGTCGTCACGGGGTCGCTGGGGACGAAGGTGCAGGGCGCGGTGGCCAACGTGCTGCCCAACGCCCCCCTGGCCAAGGGGCAGGGGAAGCTCGCCGCCCCGGGCTCCGGGGAGTAGCCGGGCCCCTCCCGCGGTTACGCTGGAGGTACACACCCAGGGTTCCGGTGCGTCAGAGGCGGGGGGGCGCACCCACGACGCTGGAGCCTACCCGTGACGACCTCCCCCTCCGTCTCCCTGCGCTCGCGCTACGCGCGGCTGCCCGAGCTCGCCGGGCGCGCGTACCTGCCGACGACCGCCCTGGGACGGCTGCCCATCACGATGGTGCCGCTGGCGATCCTCGCCCTGGTCACCTCCACCAGCGGCTCGGTGGCCGTCGGCGGGTCCGCGAGCGCCGCCGCCGCCGTCGGCGAGGCGGTCGGGGTGCCCGTCGTCGGCTGGTTCGCCGACCGCCGCGGGCAGCGGGCGGTGCTGCTCGCCGTCGTCGCGCTGCACCTGGCGGCGCTGGTGGGCTTGTTCGCGGCGCTGGACGGCGCCTCCGCCGCCACCGTCCTCGCCGCCGCGGCGGCCGTGGGCCTGACCCTGCCCTCGGTCGGGGGGTTCTCCCGCGCCCGGTGGCTGCGGATGACCACCGCCGAGGACGAGCGGTCCACGGCCTTCGCCTTCGAGGGGACCGTCGACGAGGCGGCCTTCATCCTCGGCCCGGCGCTGGTCGGGATCATCGGGGTGGCGGTCAGCCCCGCGGCGGCGCTGCTCAGCACCGCCGCCCTCACCACGGTGTTCGTCACCGCGTTCGCGCTGCACCCCAGCCACCGCGTCACCGGGGCGGTGCGCGCCGCCGGCGCCGGTCCCGTCCCCCCGCTGCCGGGGATCGTGGTCGTCCCGGTGCTGGGGATGCTCGCCATGGGGGCGGTCTTCGGCGCGACGCAGACCGGCGTCACGGCCGCGGCCGAGGCGATCGGCTCGGCCTCGCTGGGTTCCCTGGTCTACGCCGTGTCGGCGATCGGGTCCACGGCGACGACGATCTGCCTGGTGCTGCTGCCGGACCGCTTCGGGCTGCGCTCGCGCTGGGTGGCCTGCGCCCTCGGGCTGCTCGTCGGCGCGGGCCTGATGGCCGCGACGGCGACCTCGCTGCTCCCGCTGACCGTCGCCGTCCTCGTGGCGGGCCTGTTCATCGGGCCGACGCTGGTGACGGTGAACACCATCGCCGCGACGCTGGTGGCCGCCGAGCGCGGGGCGCTGCTGATGGCGCTGCTGAACTCCGGCGTGGTGCTCGGCGTCGCCACCGGCGCCGCCCTCGGCGGGGCGCTGGCCGAGCACTTCGGGCCCGCGTCGGGTTTCGCGGTGGTCGGGGCGGCGGCCGCGCTGCTGCTGGCGCTCGCCCCGCTCGCGCCGGTCAGGCGTGCAGTTCCCTGAAGTCCACCCCGGTCCACTCCACCGAGCGGGCCCACAACCAGGCGGCGTCGGCGGTGTCGTAGGCCGCGGCGTTCGCCTGGACCTGGACGGGGAAACCGCGCCACTCCTTGCGGCCGCCGGGACCGAAGTACTCCCCGCCCACCACGGCGGGGTCGGTCGCGGCCCGCAGCAGCGGCCACGCCCCCTGGGCGGGGGGCTGGCCCACGGCCCGGCTCAGCGCCGTCCCCAGCGGGGCGCCGACGCGGCCGGGCGCCAGGGGCGTGTTCTTCCACAGGTTCGTGTCCGACAAGCCCGGGTGGGCGGCGGTGGACACGATCCCGGCGCCGACGGCGGCGGCGCGCCGCTGCAGCTCGAAGGCGAACAGCAGGTTCGAGAGCTTGGACTGCCCGTAGGCCAGCCACTTCTGGTACGAGCGCTCGCTCTGGTAGTTCTGCCGGTTCAGCCGGCCGAACTTGTGGGCGACGCTGGCGACGCTGACGACCCGCGCTCCCCCGCCGGTCAGCAGGGCCGGCAGCAGCAGGCCGGTGAACGCGAAGTGGCCCAGGTGGTTCGTCCCGACCTGGGTCTCGAAACCGTCCACGGTGCGCCCGAACGGGGGCGCCATGACGCCGGCGTTGTTGACCAGGACGTCGATGCCGGAGCGGCGGTGCAGCACGTCCCCGGCGGCGCGGCGCACGCTGGCCAGGTCGGCGACGTCGAGGGGGATCACCTCGACCGTCGGCTCCACCCCGGAGTCGCGCACCGCGGCGGTCAGCTCGGCCACGGCGGCGCGGCCGCGCTCGGCGTTGCGGCAGGCCAGCAGCACGTCCGCCCCGCGGCGGGCGAACTCCGTCGCGACTTGGAGGCCGAGCCCGGAGTTCGCGCCGGTGACCAGCACCGTGCGCCCCTCCTGCCGGCCCATCGCGTCGGGCGTCCAGGGGGTCGTGTCCTGCTGCGGCACGCGCGGTCCGATCGTCAGGCGGGCTGGTACGGGGAGACGACGACCTCGATGCGCTGGAACTCCTTGAGGTCGGAGTAGCCCGTCGTGGCCATCGAGCGGCGCAGCGCGCCCATGAGGTTCGTCGTGCCGTCCGCGGCGCGGCCGGGGCCCTCGAGGATCTCGGCCAGCGGGGCGGCGGTGCCGACCCGGACGCGCTCCCCGCGGGGCAGGACGGAGTGGTGGGCCTCGGGACCCCAGTGCCAGCCGCGACCGGGCGCCTCGGTGGCGCGGGCCAGCGACGCCCCGAGCATGACGGCGTCGGCCCCGCAGGCGATCGCCTTGACGATGTCGCCGGAGGTCCCGACCCCGCCGTCGGCGATGACGTGGACGTAGCGGCCGCCGGACTCGTCCATGTAGTCCCGGCGGGCGGCCGCGACGTCGGCGACGGCGCTGGCCATCGGGGCGTGGATGCCCAGCACGGTGCGGGTGGTGTGGGCCGCTCCCCCGCCGAAGCCGACGAGGACCCCGGCGGCGCCGGTGCGCATGAGGTGCAGGGCCGCGGTGTAGCCGGCCGCCCCGCCGACGACGACGGGGACGTCGAGCTCGTAGATGAACCGCTTGAGGTTCAGCGGTTCGCTGCGCCCGGAGACGTGCTCGGCGGACACCGTCGTGCCGCGGATGACGAACAGGTCCACGCCGGCGTCGACGACGACCTTCCAGAACTCGTTGGTCCGCTGCGGGGAGAGCGCCCCGGCGACGGTGACGCCCGCGGCGCGGACCTCCGCGAGCCGGCTGGTGATGAGCTCGGCCTTGACGGGTTCGGCGTACATCTCCTGCATGCGCGGGATCGCGACGACCGGGTCCAGGGCGGCGATCTCGGCCAGCAGCGGTTCCGGGTCCTCGTAGCGGGTCCAGAGGCCCTCGAGGTCGAGGACGCCGAGGCCCCCGAGCTTGCCCATGAGGACGGCCGTGGCCGGGGAGGCGACGGAGTCCATCGGCGCGCTCATCACGGGGATGTCGAAGTGGTACGCGTCGATCTGCCACGCCGTGGAGACGTCCTCGGGGTCCCGCGTCCGCCGGCTCGGGACGACGGCGATGTCGTCGAAGCTGTAGGCGCGTCGCCCCCGCTTGCCGCGGCCGATCTCGATCTCCTGCACGCGGACAGGCTACCCGCTGCGGGCCCCGCGACCGTCCGTCGCGGGGCCCGGCAGCGCGGCGGGACCCCTCAGCGGCCGCTGTAGTTCGGCGCCTCGACGGTCATCTGGATGTCGTGGGGGTGCGACTCCTTCAACCCGGCCGGGGTGATCCGGACGAAGTTCCCGACCTGCTGCAGCTGCGGGACGGTGCGCGCCCCGGCGTAGAACATCGACTGCCGCAGACCGCCGACGAGCTGGTGGGCGACCGCCGAGAGCGGCCCGCGGTAGGGCACCTGGCCCTCGACGCCCTCGGGGACGAACCGGTCGTCGGAGGCGACGTCGTTCTGGAAGTAGCGGTCCTTGGAGAACGACCGCCCGCCCTGGCGGGTCTGCTGGGCCCCCAGGGACCCCATGCCGCGGTAGCTCTTGAACTGCTTGCCGTTGATGAAGACCAGGTCCCCGGGGCTCTCGTCGCACCCGGCGAGCAGGGAACCCAGCATCACGGTGTCCGCCCCGGCCACGAGGGCCTTGGCGATGTCGCCGGAGTACTGCAGACCGCCGTCGCCGATGACCGGGACCCCGGCGCGCTTGGCGGCCTTGGCGGCCTCGTGGATGGCGGTGACCTGCGGGACCCCGACCCCGGCGACGACGCGGGTCGTGCAGATCGAGCCCGGTCCCACGCCGACCTTGATGCCGTCCGCGCCGGCGTCGACGAGGGCCTGGGCCGCGGCGCGGGTCGCGACGTTGCCGCCGACGACGTCGACGTGCGCGGCCGCGCTGTCGCCCTTGAGCCGGGAGATCATCTCCAGCACGGCCTGGGAGTGCCCGTGCGCCATGTCCACGACGAGGACGTCCACCCCGGCGTCGACGAGGCCCATCGCCCGCTTCCAGGCGTCCTCGAAGATCCCGATCGCGGCCGCGACCCGCAGCCGCCCGTCGTCGTCCTTGGTGGCCAGCGGGTACTGCTCGGACTTCACGTAGTCCTTCACCGTGATCAGCCCGGTGAGGCGGTTCTCGGCGTCGACGATCGGCAGCTTCTCGATCTTGTGCTGGCGCAGCAGCTGCATGGCGTCGTCAGTGGAGATGCCGACCGGCGCGGTGACCAGCGGGGCCTTGGTCATGACGTCGCGCACGGGGCGGGAGAAGTCGCTCTCGAAGCGCAGGTCGCGGTTGGTGACGATCCCCACGAGGCGGCCGTCGGCGTCCACCACGGGCACCCCGGAGATCCGGTAGCGCCCGCAGAGGACGTCCACGTCGGCCAGCGTGGCGTCCGGGGTGGTGGTCACGGGCTGGGTGACCATGCCCGACTCGGACCGCTTCACGAGGTCGACCTGGGCGGCCTGCTCCTCGGCGGACAGGTTGCGGTGCAGCACGCCGAGGCCGCCCTGGCGGGCCATCGCGATGGCCATCCGGGACTCGGTGACGGTGTCCATCGCCGAGCTCAGCAGCGGGATCCGCAGGCTGACGCGCTTGGAGACCCGCGTCGAGGTGTCCACCTCGGAGGGGATGACGTCGGACTCGCCCGGCAGCAGCAGGACGTCGTCGTAGGTCAGACCCACGAACCCGAAGGGGTCGTGGTGCTCGGCAGGGGCATCGAACGAAGGGGTGTCCTCGGACCGCACGCTCACCCCCCGATGCTACGACCCGGCGGCGGCCCCGGGGGACGCGTCCGCGGCCGCGGAGGACTCGTCCGCGGTCCCCGGGGTCGGCTCCGGCCCCGCGCTGGGCGAGGGTTCGGGCACCGGCAGCGTCGGGGTGACCACGTCGCCCGGGTCCCCCGGCTCCGGCTGCGTCGGCGTCTCCACCGGCGTCTCCGGGGCGGGGGGGACCTCGGGCTCGCCCGGGGTCGCAGGGGGCTCCGTCGGCTCCGTCGGCTCCGCGGGCCCGGTCGTCGGCTCCGCCGGGCTCCCGGGTGCGGGGTCCGTCGGCGGCGGGACCGGGGTGTCGGTCGGCTCCGCCGGCGGGGCCGGGGTGCCGCCGGGTCCGGGGGCCGGGGACCCGGTGCCGCCCGGGGCGGCCGGGGGCGACGCGGGCGAACCCGTCGACGGCTGGCCGCCGACCGGGGCCGACGGGACGACGGGGACGGTGGTGCCCGGGCGTCCCGGGGTCGCTGCTCCCGTGGGGACGCCCGTGGGGGGCACCGGGACGACCGGGGCCGCGGGGGTCGTCGGGACCGACGGGACCGACGGGTTCGTCGTCGGGGCGGCGGTGGGCTCCTCGGCGCGGTCGGGGCGCTGCGGGACGACCCAGGTCGGGGAGGGCGACGCCGTCGGCGTCGCCGTCGCGGTGGCCGCCTTGACGACCTGGCCCAGCAGCGAGTCCGCGGGGGTGGGGGTGGGGGCGGCCGAGGGACCGTCCACCGGGCCCGCGGCGACGGGGGTGTCGGGACCGGGGTCGCGCAGCTCGGCGAGGGTGGTCGCCACGGACAGGGCGACGTCCTCGTCGACGACGTCGGACCCGTCGAGCTGCTCGGCCAGGTTCTCCACGCGGGCCAGGGCCGTGTCGCGGTCGCCGGCGCTGAACTCCTTCTGCGCCTGGGCGAGCTCGCGCTGCACCCGCTCCTCGGGGGTCCCGCCGAAGGCGCGGAACACCGTGTCGGGGAACCAGCCGGGCAGCTGGAGGGTCGCCGAGGCGGCGACCCCGCTCTCGGCCCCGGTGATCGACCCCGCGCCGGTGGCCGCCGCCGCGGCGGTGCCGCCGAGCAGGGCGAGCGCGGCCGCGGCGGCCGCGGTGCCCCGGCCCAGGCGCAGCAGGGTGCGCCGCGAGGCCGTGAGCACGCGCGGGGGGGCCGGCGCGGTCTCGGGCGGCGCCTGGTCCAGGGCCGCCAGGTCGGGGATCTGCACGGGGCGGACGCCCGCAGTCTCGGGGTCGGCGTGCAGGGCGTAGGAGTCCAGCAGCCGGGCGACGGCGTCGCGCAGGTCGGACTCGGTGGCGTCGTGCTGGCCCAGCCGGTCCAGCAGGGCGTCGGTGGCCAGCAGGTCGGGCAGCGAGACCGCGCCGGAGCGCTCCTCGCCGGCGCGGGCCTCGCGCAGGTGCCCGTCGCGCAGGTGCCCGTCGCGCAGGTGGCCGTCGCGCAGGTGGCCGTCGCGCAGGTGCCCGTCGCGCAGGTGGCCGTCGCGCAGGTGCCCGGCGGTGGTCTCGTCCGCGTCGCGGGGCCCGGAGCCCGGGCGTTCGTCGTCGTTCACGGCGCCACCTGCAGGGAGACGTCCTCGGCGGCGGTCTTCCGCAGCTTCTGCATCGCCCGGTGCTGGGCGACGCGCACGGCCCCGGCGGTCATGTCGAGGGCCCGGCCGGTCTCCTCGGCGGACATGCCCGCGCCCACCCGCAGCGTGATGATCTCGCGCAGCTTGGGCGGCAGGGTGTCCAGCAGCCGGCCGACGGTCTCGGCGTCGAAGGTGTCCAGGGCGAGCTGCTCGGGACCCGGTTCGGTGGTCGCGGCGTCCGGGACGGCCTCGGTCGGCACCGGGGCGCGGTAGGAGGCCCGCTGGGCGTCGGCCACCTTGTTGGCCGCGATGCGGTACACGAACGCCTCGAAGGGGCGCCCGGTGTCCTTGTAGCGAGGCAGGGCCGTCAACACGGCGATGCAGACCTCCTGTGCCGCGTCTTCGGCGGCGTGATCAGCTCCGGGCAGTCGCCCGAGCTTGGCCCGGCAGTATCGGTGGACGAGGCGGCGCACCGCGGCCAGGAGGTCGGCGACGGCGCTCTGATCCCCCGTCAGCGCGCGCGTCGCCAGTTCCTGGAGCCCCCCGGCATCCGTCCTGTCCATCGGCCGGGAACGGCCCGGTGTTACACCCGGAGCGGGGCGGGTCGCCCCGTCGTGCTCGGGGCGGGCGAGCTCCCCCGCGGGGTCGCCGGGGAACTCCACGCGCGGGAGGTCGGGCACGACGGCGGCACCGACGTCACGCCGTACGGCGTCCGCGTCGGGCCGACCGCCGGCCTCGTCGCCCCCTGGGCTCACGCACCTACCGTACGAGACCCCAGCGGAATCCCACAGCCACCGCCTGAGCGCGGTCGGCGGCCTCCAGCTTGCGGAACAGCCGGCGCGCGTGCGTCTTGACGGTGTCCTCGGACAGGAACAGCTCCCGGCCGATCTCGGCGTTGCTGCGCCCGCGGCTCATGCCGACGAGCACCTGCTGCTCGCGCTCGGTCAGGACGGGCGCGCGGCCGGTGAGCACCGCTCGCGTGCGGTTGCCGCCGCGGCGGCGGCTGACGTCCTGCAGCGCCTGGAGCACCGCGGTGGCGAGCTCCTCGCGCGAGACGTCCTTGACGAGGTACCCGCGGGCGCCGGAGGCGACCGCGCGGGCCACCCCGTCGCCGTCCTCGGCCATCGTGGCCATGAGGACGTTCGCCTCGGGGTGGCGGGCGAGCAGCCGGCGCGCGGCCTCGACCCCACCGATCCCGGGCATCCGGACGTCCATGATCACGAGCGAGGGCCGCTCGACGGGCCAGCGCTGGAGCGCCTCCTCGCCCGAGGCCGCACCCACGACGCGGGTCACGCCCGGGACGGCGGCCACCATGCGTCGCATCGCTTCGCGCGCCAGCGGAAGGTCATCGCAGACCAGTACCGTTGCCACCACAAACCTCTTCCCTGTGTGGGTGGAGCGTGGCCGTCCGTGGCCTCGCTGGGTCGCACGTCGGGTGCGCCACACAGGGAGTGTCGGCACGCGGGGCCTACCACCTGAGCGCCGCGGTGGGGCCGGAACGGGAAGACCGGCGTTCAGGCCGTGACCGCGGCCACGCACCGGGCGACGGCGTCGGCCAGGCCGCTCGCGGGCTCGGCCCCGGGCAGGCGGTCCCGCACGGCGGGGCTCCACCCCTCCCCCACGAGCACGAGCAGGGGCGCGGGCCGGACCCGGGCCAGGGCGGCGAGGTCCTCCACGACGCCGTCGGCGGGGGTGGTGGCGGCGTGCAGCAGCAGCGCCGGGGGCCGCGCCCGGCGGACCGCGGCGGCTAGGACCCGCACCGGCACGCCCTCGCCCACGCTGCGCGACCCCGCGCCCACCGCGGCCAGCGCGGCGGCGGCGGCCAGCAGCACCGGCCCCCGGGGCGCGCCCGCCGCGGGGTCGTGCAGCCCGGCGAGCAGGACGGCGCGCTCGCCGGTGGCGACGGGCAGGGCGGCCAGGGTGCGGGCCACGGCCGCGTGCATCGCCGCGTCGCGGGTGGCCAGGGCCGGGCTGAGCACCGCGTCCCAGGCGGGAGCGACCCCGCGGCCGCGGACCTCCTCGCTGAAGCGGTCCGCGAGGCTGCTCACCGCCCAGTCGGCGTCACCGGGGCCCGGCCCCTCCGGCAGGGGCCGGCTCTCGGCGTCCTCGGACTCGTCGGCGCCGGCGGCCCCGGCGCCCTCCGCGCCGGCGGGGTCGCCCAGGCCCACGTCCAGGCCCGCGTCCAGGCCCGCGTCCAGGCCGGGGATGAGGCCGGAGCCGGGCCCGGCGATGGCCGCCGCGTCGGTGACGGCGGCCTCGATGACGGCGGCGGGGATGGTGGAGACGCTGGCCAGCGCGAAGCCGCCGTCGGCGACGGCCGTGGTCGCGGCGAGCTGCGCGGCCTCGGCGGGGGCGACCCCCTCGAGGGTGAGGCGGCGCATGACGACGAGGCGGGCGAGGTCGGCGGAGGAGTAGCGGCGGTGGGCGCCCGCGGTGTGCTCGGAGGGTCCCAGCCCGTAGCGGCGGTCCCAGGTCCGCAGCGTGGCGGGAGCGACCCCCAGGCGGCGCGCGACCGCGGCGACGGTGAGCGTCATGCGCGGGGCCGGCGGGACGGCGGATCCCGGGGCGGGCACGGCGGGGGACATGACCCGAGTGTCCCAACCCCGCGAACGGGGCGCCACTCGCCCCCGGTCAGGGTTGTTCAGGGTTGTTCAGCGCGTTCGGGTGGCGGAGACGCCCGGAGTCTGCCCGTTGTTCAGCACGTTGTTCACGTTCGCGCCGCGTCCCGGTCACCGTCGATCCGGGACGGATCTGAACAAGTTCTGACCAGGGGCTTGAACAACTTCTGACTCGGTTGTACGTTCAGGGCAGTCAGCAAGATCCCCCCTCCCCCAAGGAGCGCACCATGGCCGAGATCTCCCGCCTCCCCGGACCCGTCGCCGACGTCTGGGAGTGGCAGCTCGACGGCGCCTGCCGCGAGGCCGACCCGAACCTCTTCTTCCACCCCGAGGGCGAGCGCGGCCCGGCCCGCCGCAACCGCGACGCCGCGGCGCAGGCCGTGTGCGCCGGCTGCCCCGTCCTCGAGATGTGCCGCAAGCACGCCCTCAAGGTCCGCGAGCCCTACGGCGTGTGGGGCGGCCTGACCGAGGACGACCGCGAGGCCGTGTACGCCACCGAGCGCCGCCGCGGGCTGCGCATCGCCAGCTGACCCCCCGCTCCACCCGTGCGCGGTGTGGTGCGGCGCGCGGACGCGAAAGGGCCCGGCCCCCCTCGGGGGAGCCGGGCCCTTCGCCGTTCAGGGGAGGGGGTCAGTGGCCGTGACCGTGGCCGTGACCGTGACCGCCGCCGTTGACGGCGAGGTCCTCCTCCTTCTTGTCCACGACGAGGGTGTCGGTGGTCAGGACCATCGACGCGATCGACGCGGCGTTGCGCAGCGCGGAGCGGGTGACCTTCACCGGGTCGAGGACACCGGCGGCCAGCAGGTCGACGTACTCGCCGGTGGCGGCGTTGAGACCGCTGCCGACCTCCAGCGAGCGGACCTTCTCGACCACGACGTAGCCCTCGAGGCCCGCGTTCTCCGCGATCCAGCGCAGCGGCTCGGAGGCCGCCTTGCGGACCAGGGCGACACCGGTCGCCTCGTCGCCGGTCCGGCCGAGGTTGTCCTCGAGCACGGAGACGGCGTGCACCAGGGCGGAGCCGCCGCCGGCGACGATGCCCTCCTCGATCGCGGCGCGCGTCGCGGAGACGGCGTCCTCGATGCGGTGCTTCTTCTCCTTGAGCTCGACCTCGGTGTGCGCGCCGACCTTGATGACGACGACACCGCCGGAGAGCTTGGCCAGGCGCTCCTGGAGCTTCTCGCGGTCCCAGTCGGAGTCGGTGCGCTCGACCTCGGCCTTGATCTGCGCGACGCGGCCGGCGATGTCCTCGCTGGAGCCGGCGCCGTCGACGATCGTGGTGTCGTCCTTGGTGACGGTGATGCGGCGGGCGGTGCCCAGCGCGTCGAGGTCGATCTGGTCGAGCTTGAGGCCGACCTCCTCGGCGACGACCTGCGCGCCGGTGAGGGTGGCGATGTCCTGCAGGATCGCCTTGCGGCGGTCCCCGAAGCCGGGGGCCTTGACCGCGACGGCGTTGAAGGTGCCGCGGATCTTGTTGACGACCAGGGTCGACAGCGCCTCGCCGTCGACGTCCTCGGCGATGATCAGCAGCGGCTTGGCGGCCTTGAGGACCTTCTCCAGCAGCGGCAGCAGGTCCTGGACGGTCGAGATCTTGCCCTGGTGCACCAGCACGTAGGCGTCCTCGAGGACCGCTTCCTGGCGCTCGGCGTCGGTGACGAAGTACGGGGAGATGTAGCCCTTGTCGAACTGCATGCCCTCGGTGAAGTCCAGCTCCAGCGCGGTCGTGGAGGACTCCTCGACCGTGATGACGCCGTCCTTGCCGACCTTGTCGAAGGCGTCGGCGAGCAGCTCGCCCACGGCCGGGTCCTGCGCGGAGATGG includes:
- the shbA gene encoding RNA polymerase sigma factor ShbA — its product is MSPGGDEAGGRPDADAVRRDVGAAVVPDLPRVEFPGDPAGELARPEHDGATRPAPGVTPGRSRPMDRTDAGGLQELATRALTGDQSAVADLLAAVRRLVHRYCRAKLGRLPGADHAAEDAAQEVCIAVLTALPRYKDTGRPFEAFVYRIAANKVADAQRASYRAPVPTEAVPDAATTEPGPEQLALDTFDAETVGRLLDTLPPKLREIITLRVGAGMSAEETGRALDMTAGAVRVAQHRAMQKLRKTAAEDVSLQVAP
- a CDS encoding ABC transporter ATP-binding protein yields the protein MSARTTLPVADRAHVLRDVRRLLREHRGPGLRMLALHTVAALVGLVGPFLLGRLVDDVVRAVREGTALARVSDRIDTAVAVLVVAVLAQAVLARLARKRSLVLAEGVFAQLREEFLTRATALPLSVVEQAGTGDLVSRTTNDVDALSYTVRYGAPAILVAAITSALTVVAAVVSGPLVALAILAGVPGLWIATRWYLRRAPQGYAAERAEWGRISTTLGENVENVRTVEALGLAEHRVRLVDDVIGETVRRERYTLGLRTVWFPTIEMSYLLPVVVALLWGGFLVRHDLQTVGQVTTVVLYLRQLVGPINELLAWWDELQVGQASFARVVGLAAVAADRVESDARPVHDEVAAEGVGFEYSAGRPVLHGVSLALEPGERLAVVGPTGAGKSTLGRLLAGINPPTSGSVRVGGAEVTGLPLDELRSRIALVTQERHVFAATLRDNVALAAPGAPDAAVEEALEAVDALGWVRALPGGLDTPVGESGLTLSAAQAQQVALARLVLADPHTLVLDEATSLLDPNAARHLERSLAAVLEGRTTVAIAHRLHTAHDADRIAVVEGGRITELGTHDELVDAGGPYADLWRSWHGEP
- the guaB gene encoding IMP dehydrogenase gives rise to the protein MGLTYDDVLLLPGESDVIPSEVDTSTRVSKRVSLRIPLLSSAMDTVTESRMAIAMARQGGLGVLHRNLSAEEQAAQVDLVKRSESGMVTQPVTTTPDATLADVDVLCGRYRISGVPVVDADGRLVGIVTNRDLRFESDFSRPVRDVMTKAPLVTAPVGISTDDAMQLLRQHKIEKLPIVDAENRLTGLITVKDYVKSEQYPLATKDDDGRLRVAAAIGIFEDAWKRAMGLVDAGVDVLVVDMAHGHSQAVLEMISRLKGDSAAAHVDVVGGNVATRAAAQALVDAGADGIKVGVGPGSICTTRVVAGVGVPQVTAIHEAAKAAKRAGVPVIGDGGLQYSGDIAKALVAGADTVMLGSLLAGCDESPGDLVFINGKQFKSYRGMGSLGAQQTRQGGRSFSKDRYFQNDVASDDRFVPEGVEGQVPYRGPLSAVAHQLVGGLRQSMFYAGARTVPQLQQVGNFVRITPAGLKESHPHDIQMTVEAPNYSGR
- a CDS encoding oxidoreductase produces the protein MPQQDTTPWTPDAMGRQEGRTVLVTGANSGLGLQVATEFARRGADVLLACRNAERGRAAVAELTAAVRDSGVEPTVEVIPLDVADLASVRRAAGDVLHRRSGIDVLVNNAGVMAPPFGRTVDGFETQVGTNHLGHFAFTGLLLPALLTGGGARVVSVASVAHKFGRLNRQNYQSERSYQKWLAYGQSKLSNLLFAFELQRRAAAVGAGIVSTAAHPGLSDTNLWKNTPLAPGRVGAPLGTALSRAVGQPPAQGAWPLLRAATDPAVVGGEYFGPGGRKEWRGFPVQVQANAAAYDTADAAWLWARSVEWTGVDFRELHA
- a CDS encoding MFS transporter, which encodes MTTSPSVSLRSRYARLPELAGRAYLPTTALGRLPITMVPLAILALVTSTSGSVAVGGSASAAAAVGEAVGVPVVGWFADRRGQRAVLLAVVALHLAALVGLFAALDGASAATVLAAAAAVGLTLPSVGGFSRARWLRMTTAEDERSTAFAFEGTVDEAAFILGPALVGIIGVAVSPAAALLSTAALTTVFVTAFALHPSHRVTGAVRAAGAGPVPPLPGIVVVPVLGMLAMGAVFGATQTGVTAAAEAIGSASLGSLVYAVSAIGSTATTICLVLLPDRFGLRSRWVACALGLLVGAGLMAATATSLLPLTVAVLVAGLFIGPTLVTVNTIAATLVAAERGALLMALLNSGVVLGVATGAALGGALAEHFGPASGFAVVGAAAALLLALAPLAPVRRAVP
- a CDS encoding SDR family NAD(P)-dependent oxidoreductase; protein product: MPDTTARPFAVVTGASTGIGRELAAQFTAGGYDVLVAAEDDRIHDVPAALSAVSPDARAEAVQVDLAVPGGVERLWAAATAGGRVVDAVALHAGVGVGGEFTTTPLADEERMIALNVVSVVHLAKLAATDMAARGEGRLLFTSSLAARVPAPYQAVYGATKAFVQSLAQSLRQELEQRGVVVTAFLPGPTDTEFFDRAGMQDTAMAQTSAKDDPATVAEQAFAAFRKGRDHVVTGSLGTKVQGAVANVLPNAPLAKGQGKLAAPGSGE
- a CDS encoding GuaB3 family IMP dehydrogenase-related protein; its protein translation is MQEIEIGRGKRGRRAYSFDDIAVVPSRRTRDPEDVSTAWQIDAYHFDIPVMSAPMDSVASPATAVLMGKLGGLGVLDLEGLWTRYEDPEPLLAEIAALDPVVAIPRMQEMYAEPVKAELITSRLAEVRAAGVTVAGALSPQRTNEFWKVVVDAGVDLFVIRGTTVSAEHVSGRSEPLNLKRFIYELDVPVVVGGAAGYTAALHLMRTGAAGVLVGFGGGAAHTTRTVLGIHAPMASAVADVAAARRDYMDESGGRYVHVIADGGVGTSGDIVKAIACGADAVMLGASLARATEAPGRGWHWGPEAHHSVLPRGERVRVGTAAPLAEILEGPGRAADGTTNLMGALRRSMATTGYSDLKEFQRIEVVVSPYQPA